In the Candidatus Rhodoblastus alkanivorans genome, one interval contains:
- a CDS encoding Spy/CpxP family protein refolding chaperone, which translates to MKKHLLLAVAAAVLALPLLRPAAAEPSQSQAQAQKFEADRATIVDARIAAIKAGLRLAPAQEKDWDNLETVAREVIAARAARQQEAMKEAAAFHDKDDVIDGMKLASKELIARGEEVQKVAEAAAPLYASMDAAQKHRFAMLLHSFAPSAQH; encoded by the coding sequence ATGAAAAAACATCTCCTCCTCGCCGTTGCTGCGGCCGTGCTGGCCCTGCCCCTGCTCCGCCCGGCGGCGGCGGAACCCTCCCAATCTCAGGCCCAGGCGCAGAAATTCGAGGCGGATCGCGCCACGATCGTCGACGCGCGGATCGCCGCCATCAAGGCTGGATTGCGCCTCGCTCCGGCCCAGGAAAAGGATTGGGACAATCTGGAAACGGTCGCGCGCGAGGTCATCGCCGCGCGGGCGGCGCGCCAACAGGAAGCGATGAAGGAAGCCGCCGCCTTTCACGACAAGGACGACGTCATCGACGGCATGAAACTCGCCTCCAAGGAGCTCATCGCGCGCGGCGAGGAAGTGCAGAAGGTCGCGGAGGCCGCGGCGCCTCTTTACGCAAGCATGGACGCGGCCCAGAAGCATCGCTTCGCCATGCTTCTGCACTCCTTCGCGCCCTCCGCCCAACATTAG
- the cysD gene encoding sulfate adenylyltransferase subunit CysD has product MIQLTHLQKLEAEAIHIFREVAAECERPVLLYSIGKDSAVLLHLAMKAFYPSRPPFPLLHVDTTWKFHEMIEFRDHRAKELGLELLVHINEDGVKAGVNPFESGSRLHTDVMKTQGLKQALDKYRFDAAFGGARRDEEKSRAKERVFSLRSAEHRWDPKNQRPEPWRLYNTRKRPGESFRVFPLSNWTEADVWDYIARENIPVPPLYFAKTRSVVRRDGALIMRDDERMKLRPGEAVENLSVRFRTLGCYPLTGAVESTAATLPEIIAEMRASKVSEREGRIIDHDGSASMEQKKQEGYF; this is encoded by the coding sequence ATGATCCAGCTCACCCATCTACAGAAGCTCGAAGCCGAAGCCATCCACATTTTCCGCGAGGTCGCGGCGGAATGCGAAAGGCCGGTGCTGCTCTATTCGATCGGCAAGGATTCCGCGGTGCTGCTTCATCTCGCGATGAAGGCCTTTTATCCGTCGCGGCCGCCCTTCCCGCTGCTCCATGTCGATACGACCTGGAAGTTCCACGAGATGATCGAATTCCGCGACCACCGCGCGAAAGAACTCGGGCTCGAACTCCTGGTTCATATCAATGAAGACGGCGTGAAGGCGGGCGTCAATCCCTTCGAGTCCGGCTCGCGTCTCCATACCGACGTGATGAAGACGCAAGGCCTGAAACAGGCGCTCGACAAATATCGGTTCGACGCGGCTTTCGGCGGCGCGCGGCGCGACGAGGAAAAATCCCGCGCCAAGGAGCGCGTGTTCTCGCTGCGCTCGGCCGAACATCGCTGGGACCCCAAGAACCAACGCCCCGAACCCTGGCGGCTCTACAACACCCGCAAACGCCCCGGCGAAAGCTTTCGCGTCTTCCCGCTCTCCAATTGGACGGAAGCGGATGTGTGGGACTATATCGCCAGGGAAAACATTCCCGTCCCGCCGCTCTATTTCGCTAAAACGCGTTCGGTCGTGCGCCGCGACGGCGCGCTCATCATGCGCGACGACGAGCGCATGAAACTGCGTCCCGGCGAGGCGGTCGAGAACCTGAGCGTGCGCTTCCGCACCCTTGGCTGCTATCCGCTCACCGGCGCCGTCGAAAGCACCGCCGCGACCCTCCCCGAGATCATCGCCGAAATGCGCGCGTCGAAAGTTTCCGAACGCGAAGGCCGCATCATCGACCACGACGGCTCCGCCTCGATGGAGCAGAAAAAGCAGGAAGGCTATTTCTGA
- a CDS encoding DUF3775 domain-containing protein, producing the protein MRIIDDTNPAMPEINPSKVCFIAAKARELLSEDEGSRPDASNATDDGERSILTDAAYGPVHAELVQFIADLDDDEAAALVALMWIGRGDFESTDWEDAVAQARDRRQTPTAQYLLGEPLLPDYLEDALAAYGHSCRDFDQGPDADV; encoded by the coding sequence ATGCGCATTATTGACGACACCAACCCCGCCATGCCGGAGATCAATCCGAGCAAAGTCTGCTTCATCGCCGCCAAGGCGCGGGAATTGCTCAGCGAGGACGAAGGCTCCAGGCCCGACGCCTCCAACGCCACGGACGACGGCGAACGCTCGATTCTGACGGACGCGGCCTATGGGCCGGTGCACGCCGAACTCGTGCAATTCATCGCTGATCTTGACGACGACGAGGCGGCGGCGCTCGTCGCGCTGATGTGGATCGGGCGCGGCGATTTCGAGTCGACGGACTGGGAGGACGCCGTGGCCCAGGCCCGCGACCGCCGCCAGACGCCGACCGCGCAATATCTGCTCGGCGAGCCCCTTCTGCCGGATTATCTGGAGGACGCCTTGGCCGCCTATGGCCATTCCTGCCGGGATTTCGATCAGGGGCCGGACGCTGACGTTTAA
- a CDS encoding ABC transporter substrate-binding protein, producing MVCDRRFFLAALAVLPALSAARADDAAEAVAAVQQLQDSQLEIIPKIGQMSVKQRYDALRPPIGATFDLPDIARIVYGAGWGSLTDAQKAEWTGALADYIAASYAAHLEGFNGKGFERDDKTVARDGAQIVTSRVILTKGPPMALDYVVRRTPKGWKIGDILAEGSISELAQWRRSLRGLSQSGFAGAVATLRQRTESLLTP from the coding sequence ATGGTTTGTGATCGTCGGTTTTTTCTGGCTGCCCTCGCCGTCCTTCCCGCGCTTTCAGCCGCCCGGGCGGATGACGCGGCCGAGGCTGTCGCCGCCGTCCAGCAGCTCCAGGACAGTCAGCTCGAAATCATCCCGAAGATCGGCCAGATGAGCGTAAAGCAGCGCTATGACGCCCTGCGGCCTCCCATCGGCGCCACCTTCGACCTGCCGGACATAGCCAGAATCGTCTATGGCGCCGGATGGGGCTCATTGACCGACGCCCAGAAAGCCGAATGGACCGGCGCGCTTGCCGATTACATCGCCGCCTCCTATGCGGCGCATCTCGAAGGCTTCAACGGCAAGGGCTTCGAGCGCGACGACAAGACCGTCGCGCGCGACGGCGCTCAGATCGTGACGTCGCGGGTCATTCTCACCAAGGGGCCGCCGATGGCGCTCGACTATGTCGTACGCCGGACGCCGAAAGGTTGGAAAATCGGCGACATTCTCGCGGAAGGTTCGATCAGCGAATTGGCGCAATGGCGCCGTTCACTGCGCGGGCTGAGTCAGAGCGGCTTCGCCGGCGCCGTGGCGACCCTGCGTCAGCGCACGGAATCGCTGCTGACGCCTTGA
- the thiC gene encoding phosphomethylpyrimidine synthase ThiC: MNVHSKSVRRPESVTTGPIPGSRKLYVSPACSPDMRVPVREIPLDPSSGEAPLRVYDPSGPYTEAGFAPDLAAGLPQLREGWIARREGLEAYEGRGIKAEDNGYASGDALVAPCPAQRTLRRGRAGGLVTQLEFARAGIITEEMIYVAHRENLGREAALAGAAERRNDGESFGADIPDFVTPEFVRQEIARGRAIIPANINHTELEPMIIGRNFLVKVNSNIGNSAVTSSVAEEVEKMVWSIRWGADTVMDLSTGRNIHNIRDWILRNSPTPIGTVPIYQALEKVDGDALKLDWEVFKDTLIEQAEQGVDYFTIHAGVRLAYVPLTASRVTGIVSRGGSIMARWCLSKHRESFLYERFDEICEIMRKYDVSFSLGDGLRPGSNADANDAAQFAELETLGELTKIAWDKGCQVMIEGPGHVPMHKIKDNMDKQLRECGEAPFYTLGPLTTDIAPGYDHITSAIGAAMIGWFGTAMLCYVTPKEHLGLPDRDDVKTGVITYRIAAHAADLAKGHPGARLRDDAMSRARFDFRWQDQFHIGLDPETALRFHDETLPKEAHKVAHFCSMCGPKFCSMRITQDLRQEAAALAEQAVIENGLADKSAEFLEKGGKLYLET; the protein is encoded by the coding sequence ATGAACGTCCATTCGAAATCCGTCCGCAGGCCTGAAAGCGTCACCACCGGCCCCATTCCCGGCTCCCGCAAGCTGTACGTTTCGCCGGCCTGTTCGCCGGACATGCGCGTGCCGGTGCGCGAAATCCCGCTCGATCCCTCCTCCGGCGAGGCGCCCCTGCGGGTCTATGATCCTTCCGGCCCCTATACCGAGGCCGGTTTCGCCCCCGATCTCGCCGCCGGCCTGCCGCAGTTGCGCGAAGGGTGGATCGCGCGGCGGGAGGGGCTCGAAGCCTATGAGGGCCGCGGGATCAAGGCCGAGGACAATGGCTACGCCTCGGGCGACGCCCTCGTCGCGCCCTGCCCCGCGCAACGAACCCTGCGGCGCGGCCGGGCGGGTGGCCTCGTCACCCAGCTTGAATTCGCCCGCGCCGGGATCATCACCGAGGAAATGATCTATGTGGCGCACCGCGAGAATCTCGGCCGCGAGGCCGCGCTCGCCGGGGCCGCCGAGCGCCGCAACGACGGCGAGAGCTTTGGCGCCGACATCCCCGATTTCGTGACCCCTGAATTCGTGCGCCAGGAGATTGCCCGCGGGCGGGCGATCATTCCCGCCAATATCAACCACACCGAGCTGGAGCCGATGATCATCGGCCGCAATTTTCTGGTGAAGGTCAATTCCAATATCGGCAATTCCGCCGTCACTTCGTCGGTCGCCGAGGAAGTGGAGAAAATGGTGTGGTCGATCCGCTGGGGCGCCGACACGGTGATGGACCTCTCCACCGGCCGCAACATCCACAATATCCGCGACTGGATCCTGCGCAATTCGCCGACGCCGATCGGCACGGTGCCGATCTATCAGGCGCTGGAAAAGGTCGATGGCGACGCGCTCAAGCTCGACTGGGAAGTGTTCAAGGACACACTGATCGAACAGGCCGAGCAGGGCGTCGATTATTTCACCATTCACGCCGGCGTGCGCCTCGCCTATGTGCCGCTCACCGCGAGCCGCGTCACCGGCATCGTTTCGCGCGGCGGCTCGATCATGGCGCGCTGGTGCCTCTCCAAGCACAGAGAGAGCTTCCTCTACGAGCGGTTCGACGAGATTTGCGAGATCATGCGCAAATATGACGTCTCCTTCTCGCTCGGCGACGGCCTGCGGCCCGGCTCCAACGCCGACGCCAACGACGCGGCGCAATTCGCCGAGTTGGAGACGCTGGGAGAACTGACCAAGATCGCCTGGGACAAGGGTTGCCAGGTCATGATCGAGGGTCCCGGCCATGTGCCGATGCACAAGATCAAGGACAATATGGACAAGCAGTTGCGCGAATGCGGCGAAGCGCCCTTCTACACGCTCGGGCCGCTGACCACCGACATCGCGCCAGGCTATGACCATATCACTTCGGCGATCGGCGCCGCGATGATCGGCTGGTTCGGCACCGCTATGCTCTGTTATGTCACGCCCAAGGAGCATCTCGGTCTGCCGGACCGTGACGACGTCAAGACCGGCGTCATCACCTATCGCATCGCGGCCCATGCGGCGGACCTCGCCAAGGGGCATCCCGGCGCGCGGCTGCGCGACGACGCCATGAGCCGGGCGCGCTTCGACTTCCGCTGGCAGGACCAGTTCCATATCGGCCTCGATCCCGAGACCGCTTTGCGCTTCCACGACGAGACCCTGCCCAAGGAAGCGCACAAAGTCGCGCATTTCTGCTCGATGTGCGGGCCGAAATTCTGCTCGATGAGGATCACGCAGGATTTGCGTCAGGAAGCCGCCGCGCTCGCCGAACAGGCGGTTATTGAAAATGGCTTGGCGGACAAGAGCGCGGAGTTTCTGGAAAAGGGCGGCAAGCTTTATCTGGAGACGTGA
- a CDS encoding DUF934 domain-containing protein: MLLLDRHGPKEDVWERAEYLCQAETKQVLAPLASIVGSDAITDDLKLGALLEPNRTVEEVAPFFDRLDMIVIHFPNAANGRGFSTARQLRQAGYKGTLRAFGPLIADQFPQALACGFDEVEIIGAAATRQPVEHWMEALNRISFLYQRDYGADDSIPDQRVARAANG; this comes from the coding sequence ATGTTGTTGCTTGATCGTCACGGCCCCAAGGAAGACGTGTGGGAGCGCGCCGAATATCTCTGCCAGGCCGAGACCAAACAGGTGCTCGCTCCCCTCGCTTCAATCGTCGGCTCGGATGCGATCACTGACGACCTCAAGCTCGGCGCCTTGCTTGAGCCCAACCGCACGGTCGAGGAAGTCGCGCCCTTTTTCGACCGGCTCGATATGATCGTCATCCATTTTCCCAACGCCGCCAACGGGCGCGGCTTTTCGACAGCGCGCCAATTGCGCCAGGCGGGCTACAAGGGAACATTGCGCGCCTTCGGGCCCTTGATCGCCGACCAGTTCCCTCAGGCGCTCGCCTGCGGCTTCGACGAGGTCGAAATCATCGGCGCCGCCGCGACGCGCCAGCCGGTCGAGCATTGGATGGAGGCTCTGAATCGCATCAGCTTCCTGTATCAGCGCGATTATGGCGCGGATGACAGCATCCCCGATCAGCGCGTCGCGCGAGCCGCCAATGGCTGA
- a CDS encoding lysylphosphatidylglycerol synthase domain-containing protein yields MKTAAGFALLLGLSLFAALTFYEGAGDVAKAFASVGFGGAFALAALRLAQTFLSSFAWRALLSRPRPRAWLVARLRWVRESVNNLLPVAQIGGDVLGARLLRNGGVPGGLASASVIGDLLAQTATQVVFTLLGVFFLVDSGAGSDLAFAVVIGLVMMAPALTGFWLAPRLLSMGWIDRLAAYVERGAGWALVSGLPALREGLDGVLRRRSGLAAALAIHMGIWFLGVFEIWLALYLLGDPRSFAIALTIESLGHAVRAAGFLIPGAWGIQEGGFIALCAAFGIGSPTAIALSLTKRIPDFVCGAPGLWVWRKMEGSNLRDVFFGQKFSAREESHGL; encoded by the coding sequence ATGAAGACCGCCGCCGGATTCGCCCTACTGTTGGGGCTGAGCCTGTTCGCCGCCCTGACCTTCTACGAGGGGGCGGGAGACGTCGCGAAAGCTTTCGCCTCGGTGGGCTTTGGCGGCGCGTTTGCTTTGGCGGCGCTCCGGCTCGCCCAGACCTTTCTTTCCAGTTTCGCCTGGCGCGCGCTGCTGTCGCGCCCGCGTCCCCGGGCCTGGCTCGTAGCCCGGCTGCGCTGGGTGCGCGAATCGGTGAATAATCTGCTGCCCGTCGCGCAGATCGGCGGCGACGTGCTCGGCGCGCGGCTGTTGCGCAACGGGGGCGTGCCCGGCGGACTCGCCTCGGCGAGCGTGATCGGCGATCTGCTGGCGCAGACGGCGACCCAGGTCGTTTTCACCCTGCTTGGGGTTTTCTTCCTGGTGGACAGCGGCGCCGGCAGCGACCTTGCCTTTGCGGTCGTGATCGGCCTGGTCATGATGGCTCCGGCGTTGACCGGTTTCTGGCTCGCGCCGCGCCTGCTCTCGATGGGCTGGATCGACCGCCTCGCCGCTTATGTCGAGCGCGGCGCCGGCTGGGCGCTGGTAAGCGGCCTGCCCGCTTTGCGCGAGGGGCTCGACGGCGTTCTGCGCCGCCGCTCCGGGCTTGCGGCGGCGCTGGCGATTCATATGGGCATATGGTTCCTCGGCGTGTTCGAAATCTGGCTGGCGCTCTATCTGCTCGGCGACCCGCGCTCCTTCGCCATCGCCCTGACGATCGAGAGCCTCGGCCATGCGGTGAGGGCGGCGGGCTTCCTCATTCCCGGCGCCTGGGGAATTCAGGAGGGCGGCTTCATCGCGCTGTGCGCGGCCTTCGGCATCGGATCGCCCACGGCCATTGCTTTGTCGCTCACCAAGCGCATTCCGGATTTCGTCTGCGGCGCGCCGGGCCTGTGGGTTTGGCGGAAGATGGAGGGGTCGAATTTGCGCGACGTCTTTTTCGGCCAAAAATTTTCGGCAAGGGAGGAGTCCCATGGTTTGTGA
- the hpnI gene encoding bacteriohopanetetrol glucosamine biosynthesis glycosyltransferase HpnI, with product MDHGWLDTIAKAFLAAPVAAALSVLALAAILYTFLALASLRRFPRPAKAPAPTSPGVTVLKPLYGAEVGLYEHLLSFCRQTYAGPVQILLGVHEAKDPAAVAARRIVALARAGLIEGAPSQLSVELVVDPTIHGTNGKVSNLINLSRRIEHPLVVLADSDIAVEPDYLDRLAAALQRPDVGIVTCLYRGRPLAGFWSRLGAMGVDYGFLPNALTGVALNMARPCVGATIALRRCTLEDIGGFERIKDQLADDYVLGEAVRENGLQVAVADFVVGHAHAERGFGEVWRRDLRWGRTIRSLDPLGYIGLAVSFPVAWALLALVVSGFAPALVALVGTAVLARMVLQVEIDRRFPGHDHALWLGPVRDLFSFAIFVVSFLPGQVHWRGRDYALGDDGSMAPTDVEGAEAEVA from the coding sequence ATGGATCATGGGTGGCTCGACACGATAGCGAAGGCGTTTCTCGCGGCGCCCGTCGCGGCGGCTCTTTCCGTGCTTGCCCTCGCGGCCATTCTCTACACTTTTCTCGCCTTGGCCAGTCTGCGGCGCTTTCCGCGGCCGGCCAAGGCGCCGGCGCCGACATCGCCGGGCGTGACTGTGCTCAAGCCGCTTTATGGCGCCGAGGTCGGGCTTTACGAGCACCTGCTGAGTTTCTGCCGCCAGACCTATGCCGGGCCGGTGCAGATTCTCCTTGGCGTTCATGAGGCCAAGGATCCGGCCGCAGTGGCTGCCCGGCGCATCGTGGCCCTGGCGCGCGCCGGGCTGATAGAGGGCGCGCCGTCGCAGCTTAGCGTCGAACTGGTGGTCGATCCGACGATTCACGGAACCAACGGCAAGGTCTCGAATCTCATCAATCTGTCGCGGCGCATCGAACATCCGCTCGTGGTGCTGGCCGACAGCGACATCGCCGTAGAGCCCGATTATCTCGACCGTCTGGCGGCGGCGCTCCAGCGTCCGGACGTCGGTATCGTGACCTGTCTTTATCGCGGCCGGCCGCTGGCCGGCTTCTGGTCGCGCCTTGGCGCGATGGGGGTTGACTACGGCTTCCTGCCCAATGCCTTGACCGGGGTGGCGCTGAACATGGCCCGGCCCTGTGTCGGCGCGACCATCGCTTTGCGCCGCTGCACGCTGGAAGACATCGGCGGCTTCGAGCGGATCAAGGATCAACTCGCGGATGATTATGTGCTTGGCGAGGCGGTGCGCGAAAACGGCCTGCAGGTGGCGGTCGCCGATTTCGTCGTCGGCCACGCTCATGCCGAGCGCGGTTTCGGCGAGGTTTGGCGGCGCGACCTGCGCTGGGGGCGCACCATCCGCTCGCTGGACCCGCTCGGCTATATCGGCCTGGCGGTGAGTTTTCCGGTCGCCTGGGCCTTGCTGGCCCTGGTCGTCAGCGGATTCGCGCCGGCGCTCGTCGCCCTCGTCGGCACCGCCGTCCTCGCCCGCATGGTCCTGCAGGTCGAAATCGACCGTCGTTTTCCCGGCCACGATCACGCGCTTTGGCTTGGGCCCGTCCGCGACCTGTTCAGTTTCGCGATTTTCGTCGTCAGCTTCCTGCCCGGACAGGTCCATTGGCGCGGACGCGACTATGCGCTCGGCGATGACGGCAGCATGGCGCCCACCGATGTCGAGGGCGCCGAAGCCGAGGTCGCTTGA
- a CDS encoding phosphoadenylyl-sulfate reductase, which produces MTASPISASREPPMADALRTLAGRLDEAFAQTDLAGRLRLLREALAGPIVFTTSFGIEDQALTHAIRSQDLDVEFATLDTGRMFPETYDVWARTEEKYQLRIKAFYPDADALQDLVADQGVNGFYYGLDMRKACCDVRKVEPLGRALAGAQGWIAGLRSDQSGHRAGLCFVEYDAARGLIKASPLLDFSRGQIAAFCATNEVPVSTLHERGFLSIGCAPCTRAIEPGEPERAGRWWWESEDRKECGLHVGADGRLRRAKELANS; this is translated from the coding sequence ATGACAGCATCCCCGATCAGCGCGTCGCGCGAGCCGCCAATGGCTGACGCGCTTCGCACGCTCGCCGGGCGGCTCGACGAGGCCTTCGCCCAGACCGATCTCGCCGGACGCCTGCGCCTGCTGCGCGAGGCGCTCGCCGGGCCCATCGTTTTCACCACCAGCTTCGGGATCGAGGATCAGGCGCTGACCCATGCGATCCGCTCGCAGGATCTCGACGTGGAATTCGCCACGCTCGACACCGGCCGGATGTTCCCCGAAACCTATGACGTCTGGGCGCGGACGGAGGAAAAATATCAACTGCGGATCAAGGCGTTCTATCCGGACGCCGACGCCCTCCAGGATTTGGTCGCCGACCAGGGCGTCAACGGCTTCTATTACGGCCTCGACATGCGCAAGGCCTGCTGCGACGTGCGCAAGGTCGAACCCTTGGGCCGCGCGCTCGCTGGCGCGCAGGGCTGGATCGCCGGCCTCCGCAGCGACCAGTCCGGCCATCGCGCCGGCCTGTGCTTCGTCGAATATGACGCGGCGCGCGGCCTGATCAAGGCGAGCCCCCTGCTCGATTTTTCGCGCGGCCAGATCGCCGCTTTTTGCGCGACGAATGAGGTTCCTGTCAGCACACTGCACGAGAGAGGTTTTCTCTCGATCGGCTGCGCCCCCTGCACCCGCGCGATCGAACCCGGAGAGCCGGAACGCGCCGGCCGCTGGTGGTGGGAGAGCGAAGACAGGAAGGAATGCGGCCTCCACGTCGGCGCCGACGGCCGTCTGCGCCGCGCGAAGGAATTGGCGAATTCATGA
- the cysN gene encoding sulfate adenylyltransferase subunit CysN translates to MTYALAERDFSRAAPFAAHDAGEKALLRFITCGSVDDGKSTLIGRMLYDSQMIAEDQLAALDRDSKKFGTQNGALDFALLVDGLAAEREQGITIDVAYRYFRTDKRSFIVADTPGHEQYTRNMATGASTADLAIILIDARKGILPQTRRHAFIVAMLGVRDVALAINKMDLVDYSEARFNAIASDFRDMARDLGFRSTAPLPISALNGDNIATLSERTPWFQGEALLPFLENIETTGPQAAEAPFRFPVQWVNRPNLDFRGFSGSVASGAVKIGDEIASMPSGKTSRVQRIVTQDGDLDMAIAGQSVTLTLAEEIDASRGDVLVGTDERPEIALEARARLLWTAETDMHPGASYIIKLGARTANAAIAKLHHLVDIHTFEPEPARPLGLNEIALATLRFDRPMILGDYRDNRDLGGFILIDRITNETVAFGLIDPRPAPEAEEVAPAPATETADWPRLRRRLRTRLAPALFSGLCVGLGAVLLGASPATGVILGLADAALRPLARRLCADYRLNRARRAASRSEETLGDGGGI, encoded by the coding sequence ATGACCTATGCTTTGGCGGAACGCGATTTTTCACGCGCCGCGCCCTTCGCCGCGCATGACGCGGGCGAAAAGGCCCTGCTGCGCTTCATCACCTGCGGCTCGGTGGACGACGGCAAATCGACCCTGATCGGCCGGATGCTCTATGACTCGCAGATGATCGCCGAGGACCAGCTCGCCGCGCTCGACCGCGACTCGAAAAAGTTCGGCACGCAGAACGGCGCGCTCGATTTCGCGCTGCTGGTGGACGGCCTCGCCGCCGAGCGCGAACAGGGCATCACCATCGACGTCGCCTATCGCTATTTCCGCACCGACAAACGCTCTTTCATCGTCGCCGACACGCCCGGGCACGAGCAATATACCCGCAACATGGCGACCGGCGCCTCGACCGCCGATCTCGCCATCATCCTGATCGACGCGCGCAAGGGCATATTGCCGCAGACGCGCCGCCATGCCTTCATCGTCGCCATGCTCGGCGTGCGCGACGTGGCGCTGGCGATCAACAAGATGGATCTGGTCGATTACAGCGAGGCGCGCTTCAACGCGATCGCCTCCGATTTTCGCGACATGGCGCGCGACCTCGGTTTCCGCTCGACCGCGCCGCTGCCGATCTCGGCGCTGAACGGCGACAATATCGCGACATTGTCCGAGCGCACGCCATGGTTCCAGGGCGAGGCCCTGCTGCCCTTCCTCGAAAATATCGAAACCACCGGCCCCCAAGCCGCCGAGGCGCCCTTCCGCTTCCCGGTGCAATGGGTCAACCGACCCAATCTCGATTTCCGCGGCTTCTCCGGCTCTGTCGCCTCCGGCGCGGTCAAAATCGGCGACGAAATCGCCTCCATGCCTTCGGGCAAGACCAGCCGCGTGCAGCGCATCGTCACCCAGGACGGCGATCTCGACATGGCGATCGCCGGCCAGTCGGTGACGCTGACGCTGGCGGAAGAAATCGACGCCTCGCGCGGCGACGTGCTGGTTGGGACGGACGAGCGCCCGGAGATCGCCTTGGAGGCCCGGGCGCGCCTGCTGTGGACGGCCGAGACCGATATGCATCCCGGCGCCTCTTATATCATCAAGCTCGGCGCCCGCACCGCCAATGCGGCCATCGCGAAGCTCCATCATCTGGTCGATATTCACACCTTCGAGCCGGAGCCGGCGCGGCCGCTCGGCCTCAACGAGATCGCCCTCGCCACCCTCCGTTTCGACCGGCCGATGATCCTCGGCGATTATCGCGACAATCGCGATCTCGGCGGCTTTATCCTGATCGACCGCATCACCAACGAGACGGTGGCCTTCGGTCTGATCGACCCCCGCCCGGCGCCGGAAGCGGAAGAAGTGGCGCCTGCCCCGGCGACCGAGACGGCGGATTGGCCCCGTCTGCGGCGGCGCCTGCGGACGCGGCTGGCGCCGGCTTTGTTCAGCGGGCTTTGCGTGGGATTGGGCGCGGTTTTGCTCGGCGCGAGCCCGGCCACCGGCGTGATCCTCGGCCTCGCCGACGCCGCCCTGCGCCCGCTGGCGCGCAGGCTCTGCGCCGATTATCGCCTGAACCGGGCGCGGCGCGCGGCAAGTCGTAGCGAGGAAACGCTCGGCGATGGCGGCGGGATCTGA
- a CDS encoding L,D-transpeptidase: protein MAPPLPSFSRNLRLIAALRKRVAAALFVAAALCVPPSIAQAKKIVHYETEAGPGTIVIEAARRKLFFVLGGGRAIEYRVGVPRHGAEWSGETYVNGKYVRPAWAPTPEIKEEEPWLPDEINGGAPNNPMGARAITLERSEVAIHGSTRRMRATIGGAASHGCIRMYNEDVIDLYKRVHIGTPVLMLP, encoded by the coding sequence ATGGCCCCTCCCCTTCCTTCCTTTAGCAGAAATCTGCGGCTGATCGCCGCCTTGCGCAAGCGCGTAGCGGCCGCATTGTTCGTCGCCGCCGCGCTCTGCGTCCCGCCTTCCATCGCGCAAGCGAAAAAAATCGTGCATTACGAGACGGAGGCCGGGCCCGGAACCATCGTCATCGAGGCCGCGCGGCGAAAATTGTTTTTCGTCCTCGGCGGCGGGCGGGCGATCGAATATCGCGTCGGCGTGCCGCGCCACGGCGCCGAATGGTCCGGCGAAACTTATGTCAACGGCAAATATGTTCGACCGGCCTGGGCGCCGACGCCCGAGATCAAGGAGGAGGAGCCTTGGCTTCCCGACGAGATCAACGGCGGCGCGCCGAACAATCCGATGGGCGCCCGGGCCATCACCCTCGAACGCTCCGAGGTCGCGATCCACGGCTCGACCCGGAGAATGCGCGCGACCATCGGCGGCGCGGCGTCGCATGGCTGCATAAGAATGTACAATGAGGACGTCATCGACCTCTATAAGCGCGTCCATATCGGCACCCCGGTTCTGATGCTGCCGTAA